A single Micromonospora sp. CCTCC AA 2012012 DNA region contains:
- a CDS encoding non-ribosomal peptide synthetase, with the protein MPESVAGSKKQSLAAMLANARARVTGGPRPRQDRTNVPLSYSQNTLWFVDQLQPGETTYNVAFAFRLDGELNADALAASLASIVARHEALRTYVLVENDQYFQGIVEDPEVVVGRSRADSETEANAILADLAETRFTLTTFPLWKFDLVTVRDDLHFLSVVFHHIIFDGVSSAVFFDELVREYNARRVGVVPEIEPPAVQFADFSAWQRKRLQDGAWQASVDYWTETLRDVEVMDIPGDRPLPPDATYAGSSETSGWKGVAADVKRLALALSTTPATVYATAMACVYHRYSGSEDVIFGMPNANRGEIETERTIGFFINMMPLRCQVAPDETFQECLARVQQRLRGAQAHGYLPLEEIVAHTNVQRDSSRSTLLQYTLTINEWTDQLQLLDGVSLTGILPETTRAKFFQQWTLNQADEDLDVNTVYNTDIFDLATIQTMQRVFVGFLRRALAAPDVSMQRLWDSDEESRELQARLGVGTRAPVPTGNVYAHFRDVVEEHEHRVAVSTPTGQLSYGQLLRRVDLLRAHLSAAGVGAGSRVGVALEPSPDFPAAVLALMSLGAVYVPIDAMNPRGRIEAIIADADLSGVLCDETTAGISPALEWRLPADSDPPADRPEVARGEDTVAYLMYTSGSTGTPKGVLISHDNILGFIRNVRTLFELSPADRVLGYASCGFDVSIFEMFGALLSGASLHLVPSAQRLSMPDVQQFLQERRITVTDLPPSVMKLLDPAPLHDLRIVFVGGEAFSHELVRAWGRGRRIFNGYGVTECTVTSVVKELREPLAPGALPMGGPMDNHTAYVLDDQHRPVPQGVIGQLALGGVGLTSGYWRRDEDNQKKFILDPIGPDPTARVYLSGDLARLNGSDELVYVGRRDRQVKINGVRIEIGEIESVIRAADGIRNVYVQVRPDGAQKRVVAYCATGAGGTVSEAVLREHCRKRLVSTMRPSSFVIMDELPINASGKIDERALPAAGFDGVVESRPVEQLSDIERTMLTEAFGPILGRVDFSKTASFFDLGGTSLQAVQLMSKIKKLFSTTISLVVFFNDSSVQSMALEVERARLASLSPEELERAIEQMSEEDVARLLASE; encoded by the coding sequence GTGCCGGAGAGTGTCGCCGGCAGCAAGAAGCAGTCGCTCGCCGCGATGCTGGCCAACGCGCGTGCGAGGGTCACCGGCGGGCCGCGGCCTCGACAGGACCGCACCAACGTGCCGCTGTCCTATTCGCAGAACACGTTGTGGTTCGTGGACCAGCTGCAGCCGGGGGAGACGACGTACAACGTCGCGTTCGCGTTCCGGCTCGACGGCGAGCTGAACGCCGACGCCCTCGCCGCCTCTCTCGCCAGCATCGTCGCGCGCCACGAGGCGCTGCGGACCTACGTCCTCGTCGAGAACGACCAGTACTTCCAGGGGATCGTCGAGGATCCGGAGGTCGTCGTCGGGCGGTCACGCGCGGACTCCGAGACCGAAGCGAACGCGATCCTCGCCGACCTCGCCGAGACCCGCTTCACGTTGACGACGTTTCCGCTGTGGAAGTTCGATCTGGTCACCGTGCGTGATGACCTGCACTTCCTCAGCGTGGTCTTCCACCACATCATCTTCGACGGCGTGTCGTCGGCCGTCTTCTTCGACGAGCTGGTGCGGGAGTACAACGCCCGGCGGGTCGGTGTCGTGCCGGAGATCGAGCCGCCGGCCGTCCAGTTCGCCGACTTCAGCGCGTGGCAGCGCAAGCGCCTGCAGGACGGGGCGTGGCAGGCCAGCGTCGACTACTGGACGGAGACGCTGCGCGACGTCGAGGTCATGGACATTCCCGGCGATCGTCCGCTGCCGCCCGACGCGACGTACGCCGGCAGTTCGGAGACGAGCGGCTGGAAGGGGGTCGCGGCCGACGTCAAGCGCCTCGCCCTGGCCTTGTCGACCACGCCGGCGACGGTGTACGCGACGGCCATGGCCTGCGTGTACCACCGCTACTCGGGATCCGAGGACGTCATCTTCGGGATGCCCAACGCGAACCGCGGCGAGATCGAGACCGAGCGGACCATCGGCTTCTTCATCAACATGATGCCGCTGCGCTGCCAGGTCGCACCGGACGAGACGTTCCAGGAATGCCTGGCGCGGGTCCAGCAGCGGCTGCGCGGCGCCCAGGCGCACGGCTACCTGCCGCTCGAGGAGATCGTCGCGCACACGAACGTCCAGCGGGACTCCTCGCGGTCGACGCTGCTCCAGTACACGTTGACCATCAACGAGTGGACCGATCAGCTCCAGCTCCTCGACGGCGTCTCCCTGACCGGCATCCTGCCCGAGACGACGCGCGCGAAGTTCTTCCAGCAGTGGACGCTCAACCAGGCCGACGAGGACCTGGACGTCAACACGGTGTACAACACCGACATCTTCGACCTGGCGACGATCCAGACCATGCAGCGGGTCTTCGTCGGGTTCCTGCGCCGGGCGCTGGCCGCGCCGGACGTCAGCATGCAGCGGCTCTGGGACTCCGACGAGGAGTCCCGCGAGCTGCAGGCCCGCCTCGGCGTCGGTACCCGGGCGCCGGTGCCCACCGGCAACGTCTACGCGCACTTCCGCGACGTGGTCGAGGAGCACGAGCACCGGGTGGCGGTCAGCACGCCCACCGGGCAGCTCAGCTACGGACAGCTCCTGCGCCGGGTCGACCTGCTGCGCGCCCACCTGAGCGCGGCCGGGGTCGGCGCCGGCAGCCGGGTGGGTGTCGCGCTCGAACCGTCGCCCGACTTCCCGGCGGCCGTGCTGGCCCTCATGTCACTGGGGGCGGTCTACGTCCCGATCGACGCGATGAACCCACGCGGCCGGATCGAGGCGATCATCGCCGACGCCGACCTGTCGGGTGTGCTCTGCGACGAGACCACGGCCGGGATCTCACCGGCGCTGGAGTGGCGGTTGCCGGCCGACTCCGACCCTCCGGCCGACCGGCCGGAGGTGGCCCGCGGCGAGGACACGGTCGCCTACCTGATGTACACCTCGGGCAGCACGGGGACGCCCAAGGGCGTGCTCATCAGCCACGACAACATCCTCGGCTTCATCCGCAACGTGCGGACGCTGTTCGAGCTGTCGCCCGCGGACCGGGTCCTCGGCTACGCCTCCTGCGGGTTCGACGTCTCGATCTTCGAGATGTTCGGTGCGTTGCTGAGCGGCGCGTCGCTCCACCTCGTGCCGTCCGCCCAACGGCTGAGCATGCCGGATGTCCAGCAGTTCCTTCAGGAGCGCCGGATCACCGTGACGGACCTGCCGCCGTCGGTGATGAAGCTGCTCGATCCGGCACCGCTGCACGACCTGCGCATCGTGTTCGTCGGCGGCGAGGCGTTCTCCCACGAACTCGTCCGGGCGTGGGGCAGGGGCCGCCGGATCTTCAACGGGTACGGCGTGACCGAGTGCACCGTCACCAGCGTCGTGAAGGAGCTGCGGGAGCCGCTGGCACCGGGCGCCCTGCCCATGGGCGGACCGATGGACAACCACACGGCGTACGTGCTGGACGACCAGCACCGACCGGTGCCGCAGGGGGTCATCGGACAGCTGGCGCTCGGCGGCGTCGGACTGACGTCGGGCTACTGGCGCCGGGACGAGGACAACCAAAAGAAGTTCATCCTGGACCCGATCGGCCCCGATCCGACGGCCCGGGTCTATCTCTCCGGCGACCTGGCGCGGCTCAACGGCAGCGACGAACTCGTGTACGTCGGGCGGCGCGACCGACAGGTCAAGATCAATGGCGTACGGATCGAGATCGGCGAGATCGAGAGCGTGATCCGCGCCGCCGACGGGATCAGGAACGTGTACGTACAGGTCCGGCCGGACGGGGCTCAGAAGCGGGTCGTGGCGTACTGCGCGACCGGGGCGGGGGGCACCGTCTCCGAGGCGGTGCTGCGGGAACACTGCCGCAAGCGCCTCGTGTCCACGATGCGGCCGAGCAGCTTCGTGATCATGGACGAGCTGCCGATCAATGCGAGCGGGAAGATCGACGAGCGGGCGCTGCCCGCCGCCGGCTTCGACGGCGTCGTCGAGTCCAGGCCCGTGGAGCAGCTCAGCGACATCGAACGCACGATGCTCACCGAGGCGTTCGGGCCGATCCTGGGCCGGGTCGACTTCTCCAAGACGGCCAGCTTCTTCGACCTGGGCGGGACGAGCCTCCAAGCCGTCCAGCTGATGTCCAAGATCAAGAAACTCTTCTCCACGACGATCTCCCTGGTGGTGTTCTTCAACGACTCGAGCGTGCAGAGCATGGCCCTGGAGGTCGAACGGGCCCGGCTGGCCAGCCTGTCGCCCGAGGAGCTCGAGCGGGCCATCGAGCAGATGAGCGAAGAAGACGTCGCCCGACTCCTGGCCAGCGAGTAG
- a CDS encoding acyl-CoA dehydrogenase family protein, whose protein sequence is MDYGKRLSTYLGARSTATGVPGLVEMSRPAHAERVLLFAHPVGGSLLALQPLVRRLLDHRCVGLEASLEVLVDGEPAPSMQELARRYVASFGDRCPDIDVVCGWSFGGGLAWEIGCLLARRGVRPKVVLLDSTWPFRAYKEPRPSEQLQEFVGDALRSGGQNGEWLVDSPAAAAEALGMDMETFSERFEIFVHNSRIIGTWSPTPGDLDIVSIRATQSSRSDWREMTTGDVDFQELPGGHYDLLNGPENLAAIEKIIRYGLPAAGTVAETGTGTGTGTDDGNAAPDLFASLAELTDTARWRDLVIRSRRMDGKAIAEAYRELGRRGLLTPDWPREFGGSGTSTRVSVELFERFIATGLPDLVYALTVQIVGYFVLKSGSDRLKRELLPRISRGEEFATVLYSEPGAGSDLAALRTRAERRGDRYVVNGVKVFSIYSDISGSALVAARTGADGNKYDGITLFVVDLAAPGVTVELVDTIQPERMCRVTLRDVEVESWRRIGADGRGWGLLDGALAIERTGIDHVVRAARWLTALRTATGRPDDLPLLEGQVECATTVARAATEVFLRPDVAATDTAVAKLYTSETCQQVGHEVLRRWRTLADRTDLDELVREELYSGLTESPGLTLSAGSSEIMLSTIKVDLGEEYSRRCRDIPRRFGAELVDTLVEVLEPVGAGVRAQPLFASSPTRRTALAETLAELGFDRVERPEDEGGLGLGLTAGCAITLSLGYLGYENAYRPGPTGSGEDRVRHAAYVLGLGVGLFRTAWEYASGREQFGRRLVDLDALMFPLVRSYAEMYAVGTRLHEIANTATQPDQGALRRFELVQQDAMVRLVRAAMQVMGARGITEWSVASRFYMRCAENIGLLDPLSGEEKC, encoded by the coding sequence ATGGACTACGGAAAACGCCTCAGCACGTACCTCGGTGCGAGGTCGACGGCGACCGGCGTACCGGGCCTGGTCGAGATGAGCAGGCCGGCACACGCCGAGCGGGTCCTCCTGTTCGCGCATCCGGTCGGTGGCAGCCTCCTCGCGCTCCAGCCGCTGGTGCGCCGACTCCTGGACCACCGGTGCGTCGGGCTGGAGGCGTCGCTGGAGGTCCTCGTCGACGGGGAGCCGGCCCCGTCCATGCAGGAACTCGCGCGACGGTATGTGGCGAGCTTCGGCGATCGGTGTCCGGACATCGACGTGGTGTGCGGCTGGTCGTTCGGCGGCGGTCTCGCCTGGGAGATCGGCTGCCTGCTGGCGCGCCGGGGAGTCCGCCCGAAGGTGGTCCTGCTCGACTCGACGTGGCCGTTCCGGGCGTACAAGGAGCCCAGGCCGAGCGAGCAGCTGCAGGAGTTCGTCGGCGACGCGCTGAGGTCGGGCGGACAGAACGGCGAGTGGCTGGTCGACTCGCCGGCGGCGGCCGCCGAGGCCCTGGGCATGGACATGGAGACGTTCTCGGAGCGCTTCGAGATCTTCGTGCACAACTCCCGCATCATCGGCACCTGGTCGCCCACGCCCGGCGATCTCGACATCGTCTCGATCCGCGCCACACAGTCCTCGAGGTCGGACTGGCGCGAGATGACCACGGGCGACGTCGACTTCCAGGAGCTGCCCGGCGGACACTACGACCTGCTCAACGGTCCCGAGAACCTGGCCGCCATCGAAAAGATCATCCGATACGGTCTTCCGGCCGCGGGCACCGTCGCAGAGACGGGCACGGGCACGGGCACGGGCACGGACGACGGGAACGCCGCGCCCGATCTGTTCGCGTCGCTGGCCGAGCTGACCGACACGGCCCGGTGGCGCGACCTGGTGATCCGGTCCCGGCGGATGGACGGGAAGGCCATCGCCGAGGCGTACCGGGAACTCGGCCGACGCGGTCTGCTCACCCCGGACTGGCCGCGCGAGTTCGGCGGCTCGGGGACGTCGACGCGGGTGAGCGTCGAGCTGTTCGAGCGGTTCATCGCGACCGGTCTGCCCGACCTCGTGTACGCGCTCACCGTGCAGATCGTCGGCTACTTCGTGCTCAAGTCCGGCTCCGACCGGCTGAAGCGCGAACTGCTTCCGCGCATCAGCCGGGGCGAGGAGTTCGCCACCGTGCTCTACAGCGAGCCGGGCGCGGGCAGCGACCTCGCCGCGCTCCGCACCCGGGCCGAGCGCCGCGGCGATCGGTACGTCGTCAACGGCGTCAAGGTGTTCAGCATCTACAGCGACATCTCGGGTTCGGCGCTGGTGGCCGCCCGTACCGGGGCGGACGGCAACAAGTACGACGGCATCACCCTCTTCGTCGTCGACCTGGCCGCACCCGGCGTGACCGTCGAGCTGGTCGACACGATCCAGCCCGAGCGCATGTGTCGGGTGACGCTGCGCGACGTCGAGGTCGAGAGCTGGCGCCGGATCGGTGCGGACGGCCGCGGGTGGGGGCTGCTCGACGGCGCCCTGGCCATCGAACGCACCGGCATCGACCATGTGGTCCGGGCGGCCCGATGGCTGACCGCGCTCCGTACGGCGACCGGCCGACCCGACGACCTCCCGCTGCTCGAGGGGCAGGTCGAGTGCGCCACGACGGTGGCCCGCGCGGCGACCGAGGTGTTCCTGCGCCCCGATGTCGCGGCGACCGACACCGCCGTGGCCAAGCTGTACACGAGTGAGACCTGCCAGCAGGTCGGGCACGAGGTGCTGCGCCGCTGGCGTACGCTCGCGGACCGGACCGATCTTGACGAGCTGGTCCGCGAGGAGCTCTATTCCGGACTCACCGAGTCGCCCGGGCTCACGCTGTCGGCCGGCTCGTCGGAGATCATGCTCTCCACCATCAAGGTGGACCTCGGCGAGGAGTACTCCCGCCGCTGTCGGGACATTCCCCGACGCTTCGGGGCGGAGCTGGTCGACACCCTGGTGGAGGTCCTCGAACCGGTCGGCGCCGGCGTCCGGGCACAGCCCTTGTTCGCCTCTTCGCCGACCCGCCGCACGGCGCTCGCGGAGACGCTGGCCGAGCTGGGGTTCGACCGTGTGGAGCGCCCCGAGGACGAGGGCGGTCTCGGGCTCGGACTCACCGCCGGGTGCGCGATCACCCTGAGCCTCGGGTACCTCGGTTACGAGAACGCCTACCGACCCGGTCCGACCGGGTCCGGTGAGGACCGCGTACGCCACGCGGCGTACGTGCTGGGCCTGGGCGTCGGGCTGTTCCGCACGGCCTGGGAGTACGCGTCCGGCCGCGAACAGTTCGGTCGGCGCCTGGTCGACCTCGACGCGTTGATGTTCCCGCTCGTGCGCTCCTACGCCGAGATGTACGCGGTGGGCACCCGCCTGCACGAGATCGCGAACACCGCGACGCAGCCGGACCAGGGTGCGCTCCGGCGGTTCGAGCTGGTCCAGCAGGACGCGATGGTCCGCCTCGTACGCGCCGCGATGCAGGTCATGGGCGCCCGAGGCATCACGGAGTGGTCGGTCGCGTCGCGCTTCTACATGCGGTGCGCGGAGAACATCGGGCTGCTCGACCCCCTGTCAGGCGAGGAGAAGTGCTGA
- a CDS encoding cytochrome P450: protein MRGEHRAARPPVRRGEVLMRVDLDARGSSELYDESRYSDQGMHAVWREMRARGGLHRQVTPDGQEFFAAMRHADVREVLSNHTAFSSAYSTMLSVRGDGDVAAGAAIHLTDPPVHSELKRIFTPLMTVPATQRLAQGIEERMRELFDTIRGRESFDFCADMVTLPMTVTGALMGIPTSEWPVTGRATVRAMGGTDADESDYQRRLNLFEAHTTIMTVLGDVLADAPAGDSVIGRCPQTADVVDDPGRDVALLNAYAFLMGANPTIPQTVNQMLILLAGDDDLWSWFTRQDRTDQKFIDEALRWASPINHVLRRTSVDVTLAGTEVPAGSLVTAWLGSANRDEEVFPEPFRFVPDRSPNQHTAFGFGVHRCIGQHVATVGMKTFFDLWRENVRSVSLAGEPRHLVSNFLNGVVSLPLSVSWR from the coding sequence GTGCGCGGAGAACATCGGGCTGCTCGACCCCCTGTCAGGCGAGGAGAAGTGCTGATGCGAGTCGATCTCGACGCTCGCGGGTCGTCGGAACTCTACGACGAGTCGCGGTATTCGGACCAGGGCATGCACGCGGTGTGGCGGGAGATGCGCGCGCGCGGCGGACTCCACCGTCAGGTCACCCCCGACGGTCAGGAGTTCTTCGCGGCGATGCGGCACGCCGACGTCCGGGAGGTGCTGAGCAACCACACGGCGTTCTCGTCGGCGTACAGCACGATGCTCAGCGTGCGCGGCGACGGGGACGTCGCGGCCGGGGCGGCGATCCACCTCACCGACCCGCCGGTCCACTCCGAACTCAAGCGGATCTTCACCCCGCTGATGACGGTGCCGGCGACGCAGCGGCTCGCGCAGGGGATCGAAGAGCGCATGCGAGAGTTGTTCGACACCATCCGGGGCCGTGAATCGTTCGACTTCTGTGCGGACATGGTCACCCTGCCGATGACGGTCACCGGCGCGCTGATGGGCATTCCCACGAGTGAGTGGCCGGTCACCGGCCGGGCGACCGTGCGCGCGATGGGCGGAACGGACGCCGACGAGTCGGACTACCAGCGTCGTCTCAACCTCTTCGAAGCCCACACGACGATCATGACCGTGCTCGGGGACGTCCTGGCGGACGCTCCGGCGGGTGACTCCGTGATCGGCCGCTGTCCGCAGACCGCCGACGTGGTCGACGACCCGGGCCGGGACGTCGCGTTGCTGAACGCCTACGCGTTCCTGATGGGCGCGAATCCGACCATCCCGCAGACGGTCAACCAGATGTTGATCCTGCTGGCCGGCGACGACGACCTGTGGTCGTGGTTCACCCGCCAGGACCGTACGGACCAGAAGTTCATCGACGAGGCACTGCGGTGGGCCAGCCCGATCAACCACGTGCTGCGGCGTACCAGCGTGGACGTGACGCTCGCCGGAACCGAGGTCCCGGCCGGGTCGTTGGTCACCGCGTGGCTCGGCTCGGCGAATCGCGACGAAGAGGTGTTCCCGGAGCCGTTCCGGTTCGTCCCCGACCGATCCCCGAACCAGCACACCGCGTTCGGGTTCGGTGTCCACCGGTGTATCGGTCAGCATGTGGCCACGGTCGGGATGAAAACATTCTTCGATCTCTGGCGCGAGAACGTCCGATCCGTTTCCCTTGCTGGTGAGCCCAGGCATCTCGTGTCGAACTTTCTGAACGGCGTCGTGAGCCTGCCGCTCTCGGTCAGCTGGAGATGA
- a CDS encoding GNAT family N-acetyltransferase yields MSDLVATVVGPDDWPRVDRFFGPKGLVEHCFCQYFRLERKDYSACRSAARRDRLGELITTGERVGVLGSIDEEPVGWIGVGPRLGFARLRTSRAAKLLPGDDPARIWSIVCVYLAREQRHRGLLQVLINRAVEWARDEKADLIEAYPEDDRDPTTRIDPRSFRGRVTTFEACGFTVVEPRLQRRALIRKDLR; encoded by the coding sequence GTGAGTGACCTCGTGGCAACTGTGGTCGGCCCGGACGACTGGCCGAGGGTGGACCGGTTCTTCGGCCCGAAGGGGCTCGTCGAGCACTGCTTCTGTCAGTACTTCCGACTGGAGCGGAAGGACTACTCCGCATGCCGTTCCGCGGCGCGGCGGGACCGCCTCGGCGAGCTGATCACCACGGGGGAGCGGGTCGGCGTCCTCGGTTCGATCGACGAGGAACCGGTGGGCTGGATCGGGGTCGGTCCCCGCCTGGGCTTCGCGCGGCTTCGCACCTCCCGCGCGGCGAAGCTGCTCCCCGGGGACGACCCGGCGCGCATCTGGTCCATCGTCTGCGTCTACCTGGCGCGTGAGCAGCGGCACCGGGGCCTGCTCCAGGTGCTGATCAACCGGGCCGTGGAGTGGGCCCGGGACGAGAAGGCCGACCTGATCGAGGCCTATCCCGAGGACGACCGGGACCCGACGACCCGGATCGACCCGCGCAGCTTCCGTGGCCGGGTCACCACCTTCGAGGCCTGCGGATTCACCGTCGTCGAGCCCAGGTTGCAACGCCGGGCGCTGATTCGCAAAGACCTTCGATAA
- a CDS encoding MFS transporter: MGMGLGRSFNRLWLSQGLSNTADGLVSAAMPLLAVAITRDPLLIGGMTVANFLPWLLFTLPSGELADRVDRRLIMVAGNVFRAVAFGLLVLALLAHLHSIAILYLAVFLSGAAETMVDNAALTVPPRLVERKDLERANGRLFAAQSAINTFVGPPVGAALFAVSAWLVFTTGAGLFAIAALALITLPRLLPTPSTVDNSRPTPGSIARSIRAGWSYFWNHKLLRRVAFISASINGFGAATGGLIVLVATGPLGVTPAWWGVFIAVPAVGSIVGSLIASKLVRAIGGGPVTWLAALVPAATYTAFGFSTSVVLVEIFLFCSSVATAMNQIVVSTLRQASVPDELMGRVTAAYRLIVLGVVPLGALLGGALAHWRGTSATFIAASIGLTLAALVFASRVTTRGLREAEQAGHATTTASSPEPDRKDSDPDELADAKVVTPQT, encoded by the coding sequence ATGGGCATGGGCTTGGGGCGTAGTTTCAACCGCCTGTGGTTGTCGCAGGGCCTGTCGAACACGGCCGACGGCCTGGTGTCGGCGGCGATGCCGTTGCTCGCGGTGGCGATCACCCGGGATCCCCTGCTGATCGGCGGGATGACCGTGGCGAACTTCCTGCCGTGGCTGCTGTTCACCCTGCCGTCCGGTGAGCTCGCCGACCGTGTCGATCGGCGCCTCATCATGGTCGCCGGCAACGTGTTCCGTGCGGTCGCGTTCGGTCTGCTCGTCCTGGCGCTGCTCGCCCACCTGCACAGCATCGCCATCCTCTACCTGGCGGTGTTCCTCTCCGGCGCGGCCGAGACGATGGTCGACAATGCGGCGCTGACCGTCCCACCGCGCCTGGTCGAACGCAAGGACCTGGAGCGGGCGAACGGACGACTCTTCGCCGCCCAGTCGGCCATCAACACGTTCGTCGGTCCGCCGGTGGGCGCCGCGCTCTTCGCGGTGTCGGCGTGGTTGGTCTTCACCACCGGCGCCGGGCTGTTCGCGATCGCCGCGCTGGCCCTGATCACGCTGCCCCGGCTGTTGCCGACGCCGAGCACCGTCGACAACTCCCGGCCCACGCCCGGCTCCATCGCGCGGAGCATCCGGGCCGGCTGGTCCTACTTCTGGAACCACAAGCTGCTGCGTCGGGTGGCGTTCATCTCCGCGTCGATCAACGGTTTCGGAGCCGCCACCGGCGGTCTGATCGTGCTCGTGGCGACCGGGCCGCTCGGCGTCACGCCGGCGTGGTGGGGCGTCTTCATCGCGGTGCCGGCGGTGGGCTCCATCGTCGGCTCGCTGATCGCGTCGAAGCTGGTCCGGGCGATCGGCGGTGGGCCGGTGACCTGGCTCGCGGCCCTGGTGCCCGCGGCCACCTACACCGCGTTCGGCTTCAGCACCAGTGTCGTCCTCGTCGAGATCTTCCTGTTCTGCAGCTCGGTGGCGACCGCGATGAACCAGATCGTGGTCAGTACGCTGCGGCAGGCCTCGGTCCCCGACGAGCTGATGGGCCGGGTCACCGCCGCCTATCGCCTGATCGTGCTCGGCGTCGTTCCGCTGGGTGCGTTGCTGGGTGGGGCGCTGGCCCACTGGCGGGGCACGTCGGCCACGTTCATCGCCGCCAGCATCGGGTTGACGCTCGCCGCACTCGTGTTCGCCTCGCGGGTGACGACCCGGGGGCTGCGCGAAGCCGAGCAGGCCGGCCACGCGACGACGACCGCGTCGTCGCCGGAGCCCGACCGGAAGGACTCCGACCCGGACGAGCTCGCGGACGCCAAGGTCGTCACCCCGCAGACCTGA
- a CDS encoding NB-ARC domain-containing protein has product MGISKSQLGSILSGQVRRLPDWDVVKGLVEAVRQYSADRGQLGQLSLTTGVEEFWRPRYAAVEHAFSYRQIQPAETPRIPEPAPPEPHPLVVPHQLPPAVSHISGRSAELAALDAVIAQDVPAGRAAIAVVGGMAGVGKTALAVHWAHKVAGRFPDGQLYVNLRGCDQDGPPMSPDAVVRDFLTALGVPAGQIPATEAARIALYRSLLYDRRMLVVLDNAHAVEQVRPLLPAGSGCLVLVTSRSRMAGLIAADGARSVMLDVLAGDAAGDLLARGLGAHRVAAEPRAVRDVVEWCGGLPLALVLVAALALTHPGVALDALAVRLLDGGHDPYALAGDPATDLGAAFSWSYRTLTQRAAGLFRLLGLHPAREVSVAAAASLAALPLTEATRRLSELSEAALVTERGSGWYALHGLVGAYAGGLAVHTDPEDARRAATVRLLDHYVHSARAAATLLDPGDDPDPVPLAPPAAGVTTEPRCTDRSSAMAWFDERRPVLHTVLHHAIGAGFAAHAWHLAWSLDAYLAHGGHRPDRLDIWQVALRAAERLDDPDARTLARRRLVGASVRLDRTVGVLAHNERALVPHQRRGGTRRTVLDGEVSSPACQGRGRAHPTG; this is encoded by the coding sequence GTGGGCATCAGCAAGAGCCAGCTGGGCTCGATCCTGTCCGGGCAGGTCCGCCGGCTGCCCGACTGGGACGTGGTCAAGGGGCTGGTGGAGGCCGTCCGCCAGTACAGCGCCGACCGCGGGCAGCTGGGCCAGCTGTCGTTGACCACCGGCGTGGAGGAGTTCTGGCGGCCCCGTTACGCGGCGGTCGAGCACGCGTTCAGTTACCGGCAGATCCAGCCCGCCGAGACACCGCGGATCCCCGAACCGGCTCCACCCGAGCCGCACCCGCTGGTCGTACCGCATCAGCTGCCGCCCGCCGTGTCCCACATCAGCGGCCGATCGGCCGAGCTGGCCGCGTTGGACGCGGTGATCGCGCAGGACGTACCGGCTGGCCGCGCGGCGATCGCGGTCGTCGGCGGCATGGCCGGGGTGGGAAAGACGGCGCTGGCCGTGCACTGGGCCCACAAGGTCGCCGGTCGCTTTCCCGACGGGCAGCTGTACGTCAACCTCCGCGGGTGTGACCAGGACGGTCCGCCGATGTCCCCCGACGCGGTCGTGCGGGACTTCCTGACCGCCCTCGGCGTGCCGGCCGGACAGATTCCCGCGACCGAGGCGGCGCGCATCGCCCTCTACCGTTCGCTGCTCTACGACCGCCGGATGCTGGTGGTGCTGGACAACGCCCACGCGGTCGAGCAGGTGCGGCCCCTCCTGCCGGCGGGCTCGGGTTGCCTGGTCCTGGTGACCAGCCGGAGCCGGATGGCGGGTCTGATCGCCGCCGACGGCGCCCGCTCGGTGATGCTCGATGTGCTGGCCGGCGACGCGGCCGGCGACCTGCTGGCGCGTGGCCTGGGGGCGCACCGGGTGGCCGCCGAGCCGCGCGCGGTCCGCGACGTCGTCGAGTGGTGTGGAGGGCTGCCCCTGGCGCTGGTGCTCGTCGCCGCCCTGGCACTGACCCACCCCGGCGTGGCCCTGGACGCGCTGGCTGTCCGACTGCTCGACGGCGGCCACGACCCGTACGCGCTCGCCGGCGATCCGGCCACCGACCTCGGGGCGGCGTTCTCCTGGTCGTACCGGACGCTCACCCAGCGGGCCGCCGGGCTGTTCCGGCTGCTGGGCCTGCACCCGGCACGGGAGGTCAGCGTGGCCGCGGCCGCCAGTCTGGCGGCCCTCCCGCTGACCGAGGCGACCCGTCGGCTGTCCGAACTCAGCGAGGCGGCCCTGGTCACCGAGCGGGGGTCGGGCTGGTACGCGCTGCACGGCCTGGTCGGTGCGTACGCCGGCGGCCTCGCCGTGCACACTGATCCCGAGGACGCCCGGCGTGCCGCGACGGTCCGGCTGCTCGACCATTACGTGCACAGCGCGCGGGCCGCCGCGACCCTCCTCGACCCCGGCGACGATCCGGACCCGGTGCCGCTCGCCCCGCCGGCCGCCGGCGTCACCACCGAGCCGCGGTGCACCGACAGGTCGTCGGCGATGGCCTGGTTCGACGAGCGGCGACCCGTGCTCCACACCGTGCTGCACCACGCGATCGGCGCCGGCTTCGCCGCTCACGCCTGGCACCTGGCCTGGAGCCTGGACGCGTACCTGGCGCACGGCGGCCACCGGCCCGACCGCCTGGACATCTGGCAGGTCGCGCTGCGCGCCGCGGAGCGACTCGACGACCCGGACGCCCGGACGCTCGCCCGCCGCCGCCTGGTCGGTGCCTCCGTCCGGCTCGACCGGACGGTCGGGGTCCTCGCCCACAACGAGCGTGCCCTCGTGCCCCACCAGCGTCGCGGCGGCACCCGGCGGACCGTCCTCGACGGCGAGGTCAGCTCGCCCGCTTGTCAAGGTCGGGGCCGCGCCCATCCGACTGGATGA